The Macaca nemestrina isolate mMacNem1 chromosome 15, mMacNem.hap1, whole genome shotgun sequence genome segment GCTGTCAGGGCCACATGCTTTTTACCTGCATCATCTCACTGAATTCTCAATGACCTCTGAGAGGTAAGTTCTATTACATCCACATTTTACTGTTAAGAAAACGGTAGCTCAGAGATAGCAAGCAGTTTacctaataaaaacaaaagcaaacttcTTAAAAGCCCTTTCTCTCCAAGGgcttaacttatttaatcctcccaGCGACTGTGAGGTGGGTACCATCAAAGGGGATTCCACCAAGGCAAAAGGCAGCCTCACTCCAATCCTCTAACCCAAGGCTGCTCAACAGAAATATAAAGTAAACCGCACAtgcaatttaaatgttttttagtaGCTgcgtttaaaaagtaaaaacacaggtgaaattaataacattttatttgacCCAGTATATGCAAAACATATTACAACATGTAATCAGTATTAAAAAgtattgagatattttacattagtTTTCTCGTATTAAGTCCTGTATTTTACAATATAGCACATCTCAATTCGCTATATTTCGAGGGTTATCAACTAGCTCCGTTGCAAGAGCTCAGTCAACTCAGGCGGCCAGCGGCCACCATAAAGGGCAATGCATTTACAATTCACTTATTAAATCCTGAAGTTAACAGAACCTACAGAGCCTCCCTTCCCTTGGTTTCGGAGGACACGCGAaaaataacaatagcaaagaATTCTCGAGCATTTCCTTCGCGCCAGACGGTGTGTTGTAGTTTGTCATCCTCGCAGTAAGGCGGGTGCTATCGCCCTCCTAGTTTGACCAAGCGAGAGGACTTTCTCCAGCCGGGCCCTTCCCGAGAGAACGACCGCCGTCCCGCTCCCCTGTTCGGGTCACAGGCCGGGCGCCACCCGGACAAGCCCCGGCCTGCTGTCACCCTAATCATTCCTGAAGGAGGGGCCGTCACAGTTACAGCCCATCAGGGTCAATCAGGAGGGGCGCCCGCACGGAAAGGTCACCTGCAAACCGAAGCGGCTCAAGAATAAGTTCCAGGACTTAAAAGTTCACCTCGAAACATTCAGGCTCCTCCTCCGACTCCTCCTCGAACTTGCGCTCAGAGGCGCCACCATTCGGAAGGAGCCCAAGCCACGCGCCGCTCGCCCTCCTGCACTCCGAGGGCAGCCGCCGCCTCATGCGACTCGAGAACGCTAGAGGGCGCCGCTTCCGAGAGCCCGCAAGCGGCTTCCGGGGGCTCGCGCGCCGACCTGGACGCAGAGAAGCCAGAGACTTTTCGTTTCCGGCTGCCGCAGCCGCTTCGCTGGTGCAGGTAAGCTCCGCGCACTCTCGGCCGGTCCCGAGTCCGCCTCCCTCAAGGGTGGCGCGAGCTCTGCCCTTTAACCGGAAACGTCTCCCTGCTCACCCCGCCCGCGCGCAGACGCAGTGCTGAACCCACAGCTACCGGACAAAGAGTGACGCCCGGAGCTGGAGTTATGGCGGCGACGGAGCCGATCTTGGGGGCCACTGGGAGTCCCGCGGCGGTGCCACCGGAGAAACCGGAAGGAGCAGGTTCGAGCTCAGACCCTGAGCTTAACTCTGTGGGCTCCTCGCTGCCGAAGGCCTCACCGCCTGCCCCGGAGCCCTCCAGCCCCAACGCCGCGGTCCCCGAAGCCATCCCTACGCCCCGGGCTGCGGCCTCCGCGGCCCGGGAGTTGCCCCTTGGGCCAGCACCCGTGAGCATCGCGCCTCAGGCCGAAGCCGAAACGCGCTCCCCACCAGGCCCCGCCGGTTCTAGACTCGGCCCCGAGACGTTCCGCCAGCGTTTCCGGCAGTTCCGCTACCAGGACGCGGCGGGTCCCCGGGAGGCTTTCCGGCAGCTGCGGGAGCTGTCCCGCCAGTGGCTGCGGCCTGACATCCGCACCAAGGAGCAGATCGTGGAGATGCTGGTGCAAGAGCAGCTGCTCGCCATCCTGCCCGAGGCGGCTCGGGCCCGGCGGGTCCGTCGCCGCACGGATGTGCGCATCACTGGTTGAGCGGTGGAACTGCGGGCGGCCAGGGCCGGGCGCTCTGTGTAGACTGGGGCCATGATCGGGTCCGGAGACCTGAGCCTAGGAGCCCACTCCATGTTAATGAAAAATGAGTTTTGCCAGCGCCTGTGGTCTGGTGTGTCTCTTTCATTCGTTCTTTATTGGGTTTATTTTACCAAGCCTATTTACCACCGCCTTTCTGGCTGGTGCCGAAACGAAGTTGGGAGTCCCTAACAATAAGGCCTTCGTTGGCTATTGTGGGATCTTTCGATGTTGTCTGAAACTGGGTTATCCCCTCTACCACATATGGGAAGTTTTTCACCTGAGCTCCCAAGGACCCACTTGGGTTTCTTACACGCAAAATAGCTGGCTTTATTAAATGCTTACTTGACTGGCTACCTCTATACCAATATGAGCACCAACTTGCACCTGCCCTTTGGGTACAGGCTTCCCAAAATTTCCAAGTTACTGAGCCATTTTAATGTGAAGTGTTTACTGCAAACCTTCACAGAGATAGGCTAGTTCCTGTGAGCTCTGGCTTATGCCGCCAGACTTGCTCAACTTCCTTGCCAAATTTTAGGCCTGTGGTAGGAATTAAGCAGAACTAGTTGAAATAATGGATTATTTACATTACGGAAGCTACTCATTTTAATGCAGGCTCCCTTTTGGTTAAACTAGCATAActgtttacaaaggaaagagagaatTTGGCAAATAATGAGGACCTGTTCTGAAATCTTAAACCTACTGTTTGCAGAGGCTTCTGCCCAACCAGGAAGGAGCTAGTTGGGGTCCATGGACAGCTTGGATTGGTCCCAGATGGGTCCTATTGCAGTGAGTGCCATTTGTTAATATAAGGAAGGCCAGACTTGTCTTCCTTGCACTGCTCTCAACAATCAAAATCAGCCCGCAGTTTACACCAGAAAGCATGAGTGAGACTGGGCTGGGAAGTTGGTGAGGGGCATTTTGCTTTTGAATATTAAAGACAAATTGAGAAGTATCTTTGCATTCTTGGGATTTCTTGGCAGAGTTTGCACCTGCCTCCCTGGAAAAAGATAGTTGTTTAGAAGGTAAGAACAGGCTTCTTTAAAAGGTAATGTTTAAAGAAGATTAAGGATAGGTGAAGgacaagtgcagtggctcacgcctgtaatcccagcactgtggaaggcagaggcggtggatcacttgaggtcaggagttcgagaccagcttgaccaacagtgaaacccccatctctactaaaaatacaaaattatctgggtgtagtggcacatgcctgtaatcccagcactttgggaggccgaggcgggcagatcacttgaggtcaggagcttgagaccagcctgacaacatggtgaaacccccatctctactaaaaatacaaaattagctgagcatggtggtgcacgcctataatcccagctacttgggaggctggggcagaatcgcttgaaaccgggaggcggaggttgcagtgagcggtgatcgtgccattgcactccagcctgggcaacaagagtgaaactccatctcaaaaaaaaaaaaaaggtgaagaacTTTATACAGTCATGCGTCCCTTAATGGGGATACGTTCTGAAAGATGAGCCCTTAGGCAGTTTTACTGTGTGAGCCTCATAGAGTGCACTTATGTAAACTAGACGGTATAACATACACACCTAGGCATTGTGATAGAGCCTGCTGCTCCTAGGCTATAagcctgtacagcatgtgactgtactgaatactataggcagttGTAACAATGGTATTTGTGCATCTACATAGAAAAGTTtcagtaaaaatatataataggctgggcgtggtggctcacacctgtaatcccagcactttgggagaccgaggtgagcagatcacaaggtcaggagtttgagaccagcgtggccatcatggtgaaaccatgtccctactaaaaatacaagaattagctgggcatggttgtgggcacctgtaattctagctactcgggaggctgaggcaggagaattgtttgaacctgggaggcgaaggttgcagtgagctgagatcgcgccattgcacaccagtctaggcaacaggtgaggctcggtctcaaaaaaaaaaaaaaaaaaaaaaaaaatatatatatatatatatatatatatgtatgtagagaTTGCGGGTCTGGACGTTGTTCTGGCTGGGTAAgtgatgagtgaatgtgaagatCTAGGACGTTACTGTACGCTACTCCAGAATTTATATAAACACCGAACACattgactaaatttttttttttttgagacaggatctcactttgttgcccaggctggagtacagaggcacaatctaggttcactgtaacttctggctcccaggcccaggtgatcttcctgcctcagcctcccaagtacctaggaatacaggcacctgccaccatgcccagctaatttttgtagagatggggtttcaccatgttgcccaggctggttaaactgatttttttaaacttactttcttcaataataaattagcctTAGTTCGtgataactttttgtttttgtttttcgttttgttgagacaaagtttcactctgttgcccaggctggagtgcagtggtaggatcttggctcactgcaaccccctcctcccgggttcaagcgattctcctacctcagcctcccgagtagctgggactacaggcatgtgccaccatgctaatttttgtattcttagtagagatggggttttgccatgttggccaggccagtcttgaactcctgaccacaggcgatctggccaccttggcctcccaaagtgctggggttacaagcatgagtGACAGCACCCAGccttttatttagagacagggtctccagcctcagcctccctaagtggtAGGATTATAGATCTGAGGCACCCTGCCTGACCAACTTTTTTACTTTgtaagcttttaaattttaactttgaCTTCTGTAATAACACTTTGTGTTTACACACATGGTAcaactatacaaatatatgttctttatatccttattctatgagttttcttctagtttaattttttaatatatattttactttttagatttttgttaAACACTAAGACAAATCCACACATTAGCCGAGGCCTATGTAGTACGACCATCAGGACATCACTaagtgataggaatttttcagctccattataatcttatgggaccaccctGTGTATGGGGTCCATGGTTGACAGAAATATTATGTGATGCATGACTGTAACTCAACAATATGTAACTGAAACAATATGTAACTGAAACATAGCAACAAgaacctgttttattttttccaaatacagATACAGAAGTTTGCGTGTTTTGCAAATATTGCTTCAAAGCAACATTTCTATATACAGCGCCTTCTGTTTTAATAGCGCGTAAACATAGGTATGTATCCACAGTGCAATGTTGGCTCATCAAGGATCCACCTTGCATATACTTAccacttaaagaaacaaaatgattaGTCAAAGCGGAACTATTTTTGTCAAGGTAATTTTTTATAGGTGGATAGTttttctcaaaagacaaaacTTAGGTAGTgcacatacttcttttttttctttttcttttttttttttttttgagacggagtcttgtagttgtcacccgggctggagtgcaaaggcacgatctcggcggctcactgcaacctctgcctcccaggttccagcagttctcctgcttcagcctcccgagtagctgagattacaggcgcccgccaccacgcctggctaatttttgtatttttagtagagaaggggtttcaccctgttggccaggctggtctcaaactcctgacctcaggtgatccacccgcctcagcctcccaaagtgctgggattacaggcgtgagccaccgcacccggctggtaGTGCACATATTTCTAAATGGTAACAGCAATGTTTGCAAATAACGGTTTCCAGTGCTCCAACTTAGGGTTAATTCACCTTGACCCAGGAATTGGGAATGGAGCCCCTCAACATGGCTTTAAATTAGGGAAGCACACTGAGGTTACAATAACTTGGGGAATCTTCTCTGCTTCCCTAAGAACAAAAGTCACAATGAATGAAATGGGATTACTTCCTTTAGCAAAAACTTAAACAATAAACCCAATAATGGCCAGTCGGCAAAATTAGGGCAATTCAGTTTCTGCTTCCATTGTTGAACAAGACATGAAATTGACTACCTTAAAAGTTACAGCTTCCACAGATGTGATTAAAACTCAAAtgtattttcagaaaagaaatatcaGTAATCTAATAACACAACAATCATCATACCTCACAGTTGTGGCTACAGAAAGCCATCCTGCTTCTTCCCTTTTCAGACTGCATAACAGAACTCTTACAGTGCAGCTGTCTGAACATACATGCCATGCACGCCTGTGCATTTCTTCCCACGCCAGAAATACCAACGTTAGCAGTGAGAAACAGCCTCTTGTAGAGGAATCGTCAGTTATAGATGTTATAGCCACATGTATTCTCTCTGATGGATCAGCTATAGCAGATCAGTTTATACTTGTCCTATAATTCATTATATATCAAATGGTGAGCAAATCACTAGACAGAACATTCCCTGAAATAGATTTTAGTACAGAGGCCTGAATTCATGTCCACAATGACCTGTGCTTAACTATTCCAAAGGTCGCTAAAGATACTGTTACTACTATTGAGATATTACTGGCTACTTCACGTTTACATAGTAAATGTTTGCAGCATATAACATTACAGACTCATAAACCCATAATTAACTTATAAGAGTTAATGGACAACTGTGCTTTGATTTTTGCCTTTAGTGATAAGAAAACGAAGTAGTGAAATGGGTCACTCCTCAAAGCATGGAACATTTTAACTTTGCCtagtaaggaaaaacaaaacaaaatatagcaaTTACATGTGGAACCGTAACCTGCAAAAGTAACACAAATATTGTCTCAAAAGGTACAAATAGGTTGTACCTGGACCTTAAGCAGCATAATCACCTCGATCtcacaaaataatacaaacaggaaatttaaaatgttaaagtatagtaacaaaacaattctgaaaacgCTGACTACTGAACATACCCTTCAGGAAGGAGAAAAGCGGCACATGTATAATTTGAAGTTTGTTTACAACAATATAAAATAAGGTAATTCCCCAAACCACATTCTTTGTAACAAATCTTTACAGTGAAAGAGTTTGAAATTTTGGGAAACATTTTTGGACATTAAATAGAACGGGGAAGCTGTCAATATTAAGAAATGGGTAGAAAATGCTGTCCTTTGGGTTCCAGACCCTGCCTGCTTCAGTTTGGAATTCCTCCTAGATTTTTATTACTGTGAGATTCTAGTTCTTCCATAGGCTGTATGGGCTCTGCTACAAAAGCCATAACACAGCCAGCTCTGGGGTGAAAGCATACAAACTTGTCCCCAGTACCATGAAGTCATGCAAGAGATGTGGTGAGAAAAGTGAAGAGTCCTAAGGAGAAAGCAGGGCAGCCAAGACTCTGCTCCTTTCCAACCTCCACAGCGTGGTGAGCTCACAACATTCCCATGAAgctagaaaaggaaaatgatgccTGCTGCCCAAACACCATGCCAGGAAGAAACCAGGGAGGTGGCATGTGCCCAAACCTGACAGAAAAGTCAATTAAATAAACTGCAAATTGAATTTACAACTGTCTCCAACTAAACTTTTTTGGCTCTCATTCCATTTATCATCAGTGGCACGATTTCAAGTGAAGTTTGTGCAAAAAGACTCCCTTCATTCAATGATGTGCACAGAAGAAGGGAATCCCGAGTCTATTTGCTACCTTTATGGTAGGCTTCGAGATCAGAGTGTCCTCCCACAGCCAAAATGGCCTCTTTGTCCAATGTCCATCACACTCCTGGCCCAGATCCCTGAAGTCAGTCGGTGTCACGTGCATTCAGCATGctaggtttatttatttaaatatgcgAAGCTCCTCCTGCAGGTGCCCCAGGATTGTGCTCCCATGAGTTTTGGGTGCCCAGTTTCATGTTGAGCAGCAGAGGGCGATCTGCTGCACCTTGCCCAGGTCCGTCAGCAGCTGCTTGATACAATGCTTGAGCTGCGGAAGCCTGGCCAGTGGCTCAGGGGGCTCCAGTTCCCCAGTGTAGTCCAGCCAGCTCTCCAACACTGTCggcagaaaagagaaatgagaccCAGTGAGCTCCCAACACTTGATTTGCAAGAACATCAGCAAGCATTTCAGCACCTTATTCCATCAGACCATTCATGGGCAAGGGAGGAAGGGCCATTTCAGCCAACACTGTGTCAACACCTGCTCTGCAAAGTGGTACTCCCAGGACAAAACTCAAATGCTTTAGAGCAACACAGTCCAAAAGAACTTCCTGCGATGATGGAAATGGTGCGAGTTTGTGTCAtccaatatagtagccactagccatatgcAGCTATTGAGCGCTGGAAACATTGCTAgtgcaactgaggaactgaattttaaattttattcaattttggTTAAACAGCCACACATTGCCAGAGGCTACTGTTACCAGAGTCTAGGAGTCTCGGAAGGAAGCACCTTTCTGAGTGTTACTACTCACTCTTTAAAAAGCTTTCCCAGTCGGGcgcagtggcacgtgcctataatcccagcactttgggaggtcaaggcgggcagatcacaaggtcaagagatcgagagtatcttggccaatgtggtgaaaccccatctccactaaaaatacaaaaattagccaggcatggcagcgcgcgcctgtaatcccagttactcaggagactgaggcaggagaatcgcttgaacccaggaggtggaggttatggtgagctgagatcatgccactacactctagcctgggcagcagactgagactccgtctcaaaaattaattaattaattaattaattaagggaggagaccacccctcatattgtcttatgcccaatttctgcctccaaagaaagaagaagtaaaaactaaaaggcagaaatgaaatccacaggcagacagcctggtgctgcaccctgggcctggtagttaaagatcgaccccaacctaattggttctgttatctataggcTACAGACATTGTagagaaatgcactgtgaaaatccctatcctgttttgttccgatctaattaccagTGTATGTGACTTGCAGCCTCCAGTCACATACCCACTGCTTGcccaatcaatcacgaccctctcacaggcacccccttagagttgtgagcccttaaaagggacaggaattgctcactcagggagctcagctcttgagacaggagtcttgccgatgcccccggccgaataaaccccttccttctttaactcggtgtctgggGAGTTTTGTCTGCcacttgtcctgctacatttcttggttccctgactgggAAGCGAGGTGAACGGTGGATGGTCAAAGTAGCTCTTTAGGTGgcttaagcctgccctgtggaataTCCCTGCGGGGAACTCCAACCAGCCTGAGCGACGCCCATCCTGAGCCTATCCTGAGAGCGCTCCCGGGTAGGCATTTGCCCCGGTGGGACGCCtcgccagagcagtgtgtggcaggcccccgtggaggatcaatgcagtggctgaacaccaggaaggaaTGGGCgcttggagtctggacatctaaaacttggtaagactagtctttgaaacttgccagctccatttgagtggaagcgtgccCTGATCACCCATGTCGTGCCTTTATCggtactttggttttggttttgacttggtttgaattgcttgatagGATTGGTCTtaggaacttgcccactccatttgagtggaagcgtggcctgatcacccacggcgtgcctttatcggcactttggttttgg includes the following:
- the LOC105496284 gene encoding SCAN domain-containing protein 1, with the protein product MAATEPILGATGSPAAVPPEKPEGAGSSSDPELNSVGSSLPKASPPAPEPSSPNAAVPEAIPTPRAAASAARELPLGPAPVSIAPQAEAETRSPPGPAGSRLGPETFRQRFRQFRYQDAAGPREAFRQLRELSRQWLRPDIRTKEQIVEMLVQEQLLAILPEAARARRVRRRTDVRITG